From Deltaproteobacteria bacterium, the proteins below share one genomic window:
- a CDS encoding ATP-binding protein → MREIVLAHRHERDALMKAPYIARDGVKVARAGLRNDLIKVIIGPRRAGKSVFAWQLLRDVPNVAYLNFDDERLLGQTNNDHLLAAIHDVYGDASVYFFDEIQNLPNWELFVNRLQRRGVRLVLTGSNSRLLSRELATHLTGRHQSFQLLPFSFAEYLRARAVTYDPASATPEVDGQILRHLREYLQNGGFPEVVVKAVERRGYLTTLFESVLFKDIVKRYHVRYAKKLADLGTYLLTNHANEFTATRLKHLCDFRSVHTVENYLLYLAEAFLLFPVARYATSLKTILKSARKIYGIDTGLVDAVKFAVTPDFGRYLENAVAIELLRRQQDFFTFKTRDGKEVDFVVKAALRPRVLIQVAATVDDDKTRQREVRALLKAGDEVACKDLLILTWQHVSAERVRKQTIRYRPLWQWLLED, encoded by the coding sequence ATGCGAGAGATCGTGCTGGCCCATCGCCACGAGCGTGATGCCCTGATGAAAGCCCCATATATTGCCCGCGATGGCGTCAAGGTTGCACGCGCTGGTCTTCGCAACGACCTGATCAAGGTGATTATCGGCCCCCGCCGGGCCGGCAAATCGGTCTTTGCGTGGCAACTCCTTCGGGATGTGCCCAACGTCGCCTATCTCAATTTCGACGATGAGCGACTGCTCGGGCAGACCAACAACGATCATTTGTTGGCCGCGATCCATGACGTGTATGGCGACGCGTCGGTCTATTTTTTTGACGAGATCCAGAATCTGCCGAACTGGGAACTCTTCGTCAATCGTCTCCAACGGCGTGGAGTGCGCTTGGTCCTGACGGGTTCCAACTCGCGGCTCCTCAGTCGCGAACTCGCCACGCATCTGACCGGGCGCCATCAGTCCTTTCAGCTGCTGCCATTTTCGTTTGCCGAATATCTCCGGGCCCGCGCTGTGACCTACGATCCGGCCAGTGCCACGCCGGAAGTCGACGGCCAGATCCTGCGGCACTTGCGCGAGTATCTCCAGAACGGCGGCTTTCCGGAAGTGGTCGTCAAAGCGGTGGAGCGCCGCGGCTATCTCACGACGCTGTTCGAGAGTGTCTTGTTCAAAGATATCGTGAAGCGGTATCATGTGCGCTATGCGAAGAAATTAGCGGATCTTGGGACGTATCTGCTGACGAACCACGCCAATGAATTTACCGCCACGCGTTTGAAGCATTTGTGCGATTTTCGCAGTGTCCACACTGTGGAGAATTACCTCCTCTATTTGGCAGAGGCCTTTCTCCTTTTTCCAGTGGCGCGCTATGCCACTTCGCTGAAGACGATCCTCAAGAGTGCGCGGAAGATTTACGGCATCGATACGGGGCTGGTCGATGCCGTGAAATTCGCCGTGACACCGGATTTTGGCCGGTATCTGGAAAATGCCGTGGCCATCGAACTGTTGCGACGACAGCAGGATTTTTTTACCTTCAAGACGCGAGATGGGAAGGAAGTCGACTTCGTCGTGAAGGCGGCGTTGCGCCCGCGTGTGCTGATTCAGGTCGCGGCAACGGTCGACGACGACAAGACGCGGCAGCGAGAAGTCCGCGCGCTCCTGAAGGCTGGGGACGAAGTGGCGTGCAAAGAC